One Sediminicola sp. YIK13 DNA segment encodes these proteins:
- a CDS encoding peptidase domain-containing ABC transporter — MAKNVETAWQRLMGLLKLDKRDILQTFYYAIFAGFVNLSLPLGIQAIINLIQGAQISTAWIILVVLVTGGVAFAGILQLMQIRIIENIQQKIFTRASFEFAYRFPKIKMSELRDYYPPELANRFFDTLNVQKGLSKVLLDFPAAILQILFGLILLSFYHPFFILYGLLLLLLIYVVFKFTAQKGMDTSLEESKNKYKVAHWIQEIARSLVSFKLSGRTSHALIKNDELVAEYLEARENHFRILVIQFIQMIGFKVLVTGGLLLIGGLLVLNQEMNIGQFVAAEIIILLVINSVEKLIRGLETIYDLLTSIEKLGQVVDKELESQEGETPLTPEMELTVELDNVSYSVVGSNRKIINELSLKILPNTSTIIVGPNSSGKSTLLRLISGLLTPTEGAIFVNDISLENIVPNHYRSFLGQSLTEESPFEGTIFNNITFGDKSVQQKDLNWAIEKAGLLSFVKEQPKGINTFLYPEGQQIPYTISKKIVLARSIVRKPKLLILKDPLDQLNASEAIEIMDFLTAKDRPWALVVVSQDPNWLSRCDRKIVIEEGKIKSVN; from the coding sequence ATGGCTAAAAATGTTGAAACCGCCTGGCAGCGGTTAATGGGGTTGTTAAAGTTGGATAAGAGGGATATTCTGCAGACATTTTATTACGCCATCTTTGCTGGCTTTGTAAATCTTTCCCTTCCGCTAGGTATTCAGGCGATCATAAATTTGATCCAAGGGGCTCAAATTAGTACCGCATGGATAATTTTGGTAGTTCTGGTCACGGGAGGTGTGGCATTTGCCGGTATATTACAGCTGATGCAGATTAGGATCATTGAAAACATACAGCAAAAAATATTTACCAGGGCTTCCTTTGAATTTGCATATCGCTTCCCAAAAATAAAAATGAGCGAATTACGGGATTACTACCCGCCGGAATTGGCCAACCGCTTCTTTGATACTTTAAATGTTCAAAAAGGCCTTTCCAAGGTCCTATTGGATTTTCCCGCGGCAATTTTACAGATATTATTTGGGTTGATACTTCTTTCTTTCTATCACCCCTTCTTTATCCTTTATGGGCTGTTACTGTTATTGTTGATTTATGTGGTTTTTAAGTTCACTGCGCAAAAAGGGATGGACACTAGTTTGGAGGAATCAAAAAACAAGTACAAAGTAGCTCATTGGATACAGGAAATAGCTAGATCACTTGTGAGCTTTAAGCTCTCGGGGAGGACCAGCCATGCGCTTATAAAAAACGATGAGCTGGTTGCAGAATACTTGGAAGCAAGGGAAAATCACTTTAGGATCTTGGTAATACAGTTTATCCAGATGATTGGCTTTAAGGTTTTGGTAACAGGTGGTTTATTGCTGATAGGTGGTCTGTTGGTTCTAAACCAAGAAATGAATATTGGGCAATTTGTAGCGGCAGAAATTATCATTTTATTGGTGATCAATTCCGTGGAAAAATTGATTCGGGGATTGGAAACCATATATGATCTATTAACCTCTATAGAAAAATTAGGACAGGTTGTGGACAAGGAGTTGGAGTCACAGGAAGGGGAGACCCCCTTGACCCCTGAAATGGAATTGACCGTTGAATTGGACAACGTCTCCTACAGTGTGGTTGGAAGTAACAGAAAAATTATAAATGAGCTTTCATTAAAGATTCTTCCGAATACTTCAACGATCATTGTTGGACCCAATAGCTCTGGTAAATCTACATTACTACGCCTAATCTCAGGGTTATTAACACCAACCGAAGGAGCTATTTTTGTAAATGACATTTCCTTGGAAAACATAGTACCCAACCATTACAGGTCATTTTTAGGGCAATCCCTTACAGAGGAAAGTCCGTTTGAAGGCACAATATTTAACAATATTACCTTTGGGGATAAAAGTGTCCAGCAAAAAGATCTGAATTGGGCCATAGAAAAAGCCGGACTGTTGTCCTTTGTAAAGGAACAACCAAAAGGAATAAATACCTTTTTATACCCAGAAGGGCAACAAATCCCCTACACCATATCCAAGAAAATTGTCTTGGCAAGAAGTATTGTAAGAAAGCCTAAGCTATTGATATTAAAAGATCCTCTTGACCAGTTGAATGCGTCAGAGGCTATTGAAATCATGGATTTTTTAACTGCTAAAGATAGGCCATGGGCTTTGGTAGTTGTCAGCCAAGATCCAAATTGGTTGAGCCGTTGCGATAGAAAGATTGTGATAGAAGAAGGTAAAATTAAAAGTGTAAACTAG